In Spiroplasma sp. SV19, one DNA window encodes the following:
- a CDS encoding DDE-type integrase/transposase/recombinase gives MKPNQVWSTDVTVIKHKHTEKSNLISFIDLATRKVIAYTISDSMTTSVLINTLLKAIATVSNKKDLKKLIIHSDQVSIYTATEYIEFCRKYKFRISYSAITTPVDNAVQESFHARLKCETFYNN, from the coding sequence TTGAAACCAAATCAAGTATGAAGTACTGATGTAACTGTCATTAAACATAAGCATACTGAAAAATCTAATTTAATTTCATTCATTGATTTAGCAACAAGAAAAGTAATTGCTTATACAATCTCAGATTCAATGACAACTTCAGTATTAATAAACACTTTATTAAAAGCGATAGCAACAGTTTCAAATAAAAAAGATCTGAAGAAATTAATAATTCATTCAGATCAAGTCTCAATTTATACTGCTACAGAGTACATCGAATTCTGTAGAAAATATAAATTTAGAATAAGTTACTCAGCAATAACTACTCCAGTTGATAATGCTGTGCAAGAAAGTTTCCATGCTAGATTAAAGTGTGAAACCTTCTATAATAATTAG